From a region of the Methanolobus tindarius DSM 2278 genome:
- a CDS encoding DMT family transporter has translation MSYLYLAFAIIFEICGTTCMKLSEGFTKPLPSILIFVFYGISFISFTIALKKIEVSVAYAIWAGLGVAFISLIGHIGFNEPTPAVRIASLALIAIGVIGLHMSSSLN, from the coding sequence ATGAGCTATCTTTATCTGGCATTTGCTATCATTTTTGAGATCTGTGGAACTACATGCATGAAACTATCTGAAGGTTTCACAAAACCTTTGCCCTCGATATTGATCTTTGTATTTTATGGAATCAGTTTTATATCATTTACCATTGCACTGAAGAAAATAGAAGTGAGTGTAGCCTACGCTATTTGGGCCGGGCTTGGAGTTGCATTTATATCCTTGATAGGACACATTGGATTCAATGAACCTACGCCAGCTGTCAGAATTGCATCCCTTGCACTCATAGCTATTGGAGTTATAGGACTGCACATGAGTAGCAGTTTAAACTGA
- a CDS encoding ABC transporter permease, whose amino-acid sequence MDTYDISLEGMFFSFFLLLIPILISYYLNLKLISSTVESALRMVIQLLFVGVFLTFVFDLNNPFLNIAWVFVMIFVASQTVLKNAELKTRNLLPLLTVFMAVTNYIMLLYFNKFIINLNDLFDARYFIPIAGMVLGNSLKANVIGMEHFCSEIQRNENRYLFRLSMGAEKTEALVPYLRKSIRVALKPTIANMATIGIVFLPGMMTGQILAGASPLVAIEYQIAIMLAIYVTTIVNVLLGVLVLIYRGFDDYGMFKKEMLRNP is encoded by the coding sequence ATGGATACATATGATATCAGTCTTGAAGGTATGTTCTTTTCCTTTTTCCTGCTGCTCATACCAATCCTTATTAGCTATTACCTGAATCTGAAACTCATTTCATCTACAGTTGAAAGTGCATTAAGAATGGTCATTCAACTGCTTTTTGTAGGTGTTTTTCTAACTTTTGTATTTGACTTGAATAATCCATTTCTCAATATTGCATGGGTGTTTGTCATGATTTTTGTGGCATCACAGACTGTTCTGAAAAATGCAGAGTTGAAAACGAGAAATCTTCTTCCATTACTTACTGTTTTCATGGCAGTAACGAATTATATCATGTTGCTCTATTTTAACAAGTTCATAATAAACCTTAATGACCTTTTTGATGCAAGGTATTTCATACCAATTGCAGGTATGGTACTGGGTAATTCACTTAAAGCCAATGTTATTGGCATGGAACATTTCTGTAGTGAAATACAGAGAAATGAGAACCGATATCTTTTCCGTCTCTCTATGGGTGCTGAAAAGACAGAGGCACTTGTCCCATACTTACGTAAGAGCATAAGGGTTGCATTAAAACCTACAATCGCAAATATGGCTACAATTGGAATCGTTTTTCTTCCTGGAATGATGACAGGTCAGATACTTGCAGGTGCAAGTCCTCTTGTTGCAATAGAGTATCAGATAGCCATCATGCTTGCAATATATGTCACAACCATTGTAAATGTACTTCTGGGTGTGCTTGTCCTGATCTACAGGGGTTTTGATGATTATGGGATGTTCAAAAAAGAAATGCTCCGAAATCCCTGA
- a CDS encoding cupin domain-containing protein — MFRKHSESDYKEVLPGIRMKTIVYGEKTLMTEFLLQKGSHLPSHEHIHEQTGYMVSGKMLLTIGDDTHEVTTGDSWNIPSNVSHEAKVIEDSVAVEVFSPRRDEYLD; from the coding sequence ATGTTCAGAAAACATAGTGAATCTGATTACAAAGAAGTACTTCCCGGAATCAGGATGAAAACAATCGTTTACGGGGAGAAAACCCTGATGACAGAATTTTTGTTACAGAAAGGAAGTCATTTACCCTCTCATGAACATATACATGAGCAAACAGGTTACATGGTTTCCGGAAAAATGTTACTTACAATTGGCGATGATACTCACGAAGTAACGACTGGAGATTCATGGAACATACCTTCGAATGTTTCACACGAAGCAAAAGTAATTGAGGATTCTGTTGCAGTGGAAGTATTCTCCCCACGCAGGGATGAATACCTTGACTGA